One Shewanella sp. MR-4 DNA window includes the following coding sequences:
- the secA gene encoding preprotein translocase subunit SecA, with the protein MFGKLLTKVFGSRNDRTLKGLQKVVNKINALEADYEKLTDEQLKAKTAEFRERLAAGASLESIMAEAFATVREASKRVFEMRHFDVQLLGGMVLDSNRIAEMRTGEGKTLTATLPAYLNALTGKGVHVITVNDYLARRDAENNRPLFEFLGLTVGINVAGLGQQAKKDAYNADITYGTNNEFGFDYLRDNMAFSPQERVQRPLHYALIDEVDSILIDEARTPLIISGAAEDSSELYIKINTLIPNLIRQDKEDSEEYVGEGDYSIDEKAKQVHFTERGQEKVENLLIERGMLAEGDSLYSAANISLLHHVNAALRAHTLFERDVDYIVQDGEVIIVDEHTGRTMPGRRWSEGLHQAVEAKEGVRIQNENQTLASITFQNYFRLYEKLAGMTGTADTEAFEFQHIYGLDTVVVPTNRPMVRKDMADLVYLTANEKYQAIIKDIKDCRERGQPVLVGTVSIEQSELLARLMVKEKIPHQVLNAKFHEKEAEIVAQAGRTGAVTIATNMAGRGTDIVLGGNWNMEIEALENPTAEQKAKIKADWQERHDAVVAAGGLHILGTERHESRRIDNQLRGRAGRQGDAGSSRFYLSMEDSLMRIFASDRVSGMMKKLGMEEGEAIEHPWVSRAIENAQRKVEARNFDIRKQLLEFDDVANDQRQVVYAQRNELMDAESIEDTIKNIQDDVISAVIDQYIPPQSVEELWDVPGLEQRLQQEFMLKLPIQEWLDKEDDLHEETLRERIITSWSDAYKAKEEMVGAPVLRQFEKAVMLQTLDGLWKEHLAAMDHLRQGIHLRGYAQKNPKQEYKRESFELFQQLLSTLKHDVISVLSKVQVQAQSDVEEMEARRREEDAKIQRDYQHAAAEALVGGDDGSDEMMAHTPMIRDGDKVGRNDPCPCGSGRKYKQCHGKLS; encoded by the coding sequence ATGTTTGGTAAATTACTGACAAAAGTATTTGGTAGTCGCAACGACCGTACCCTCAAAGGGTTACAAAAAGTAGTTAATAAGATTAATGCGCTTGAAGCCGATTATGAAAAATTAACCGATGAACAGCTTAAGGCGAAAACCGCCGAGTTCCGCGAGCGTTTAGCGGCCGGAGCTTCGTTAGAGAGCATTATGGCGGAAGCCTTCGCGACCGTGCGTGAAGCATCGAAGCGAGTGTTCGAGATGCGTCACTTCGACGTGCAGTTACTCGGTGGTATGGTGCTCGACAGTAACCGCATCGCTGAAATGCGTACCGGTGAAGGTAAAACCTTAACCGCAACTCTGCCAGCCTATTTAAATGCCTTAACTGGCAAAGGCGTTCACGTTATTACCGTCAACGATTACTTAGCCCGTCGTGACGCGGAAAATAACCGCCCACTGTTCGAATTCTTAGGCTTAACTGTCGGCATTAACGTTGCAGGTTTGGGCCAGCAAGCGAAAAAAGACGCCTACAACGCCGATATTACCTACGGTACCAACAACGAATTTGGTTTCGACTATCTGCGCGACAACATGGCGTTCTCGCCACAAGAGCGTGTTCAACGTCCATTGCACTATGCACTGATCGACGAAGTCGACTCAATCCTTATCGATGAAGCCCGTACGCCATTGATTATCTCTGGTGCCGCGGAAGATAGCTCTGAGCTATACATCAAGATCAACACGCTTATCCCGAATCTTATCCGTCAAGATAAAGAAGACTCTGAAGAGTACGTGGGTGAGGGTGATTACAGCATCGATGAAAAAGCCAAACAAGTGCACTTCACCGAGCGTGGCCAAGAGAAGGTTGAGAACCTATTGATTGAGCGCGGCATGTTAGCCGAAGGCGACTCTCTCTACTCTGCGGCGAACATTTCTCTGCTGCACCATGTGAACGCTGCGCTGCGTGCTCATACTCTGTTTGAACGCGATGTCGACTATATCGTTCAAGATGGCGAAGTGATCATCGTAGACGAACACACTGGTCGTACTATGCCTGGTCGTCGTTGGTCAGAAGGCTTACACCAAGCCGTTGAAGCCAAAGAAGGCGTGCGTATCCAAAACGAAAACCAAACGCTGGCATCGATTACCTTCCAAAACTACTTCCGTTTATATGAGAAGTTAGCGGGTATGACAGGTACAGCCGATACCGAGGCGTTCGAGTTCCAACACATCTATGGTTTAGATACTGTGGTTGTGCCTACGAACCGTCCAATGGTTCGTAAGGATATGGCCGATCTGGTTTACCTCACAGCCAATGAAAAATACCAAGCAATTATTAAAGACATTAAAGACTGCCGTGAACGTGGCCAGCCAGTATTGGTGGGTACGGTTTCCATCGAACAGTCTGAACTGTTAGCGCGTTTGATGGTGAAGGAGAAGATCCCACACCAAGTGCTTAACGCTAAGTTCCACGAAAAAGAAGCCGAAATTGTTGCTCAAGCGGGTCGTACTGGCGCCGTGACGATTGCGACTAACATGGCGGGTCGTGGTACCGACATCGTGTTAGGTGGCAACTGGAATATGGAAATCGAAGCCCTCGAGAATCCAACAGCAGAGCAAAAAGCTAAAATCAAGGCTGACTGGCAAGAGCGCCACGATGCCGTGGTCGCCGCTGGTGGTTTACACATCTTAGGTACTGAGCGCCACGAATCTCGCCGTATCGATAACCAGCTACGTGGTCGTGCGGGTCGTCAAGGTGACGCGGGTTCTTCACGTTTCTACCTTTCTATGGAAGATAGCTTAATGCGCATCTTCGCCTCGGATCGTGTCTCTGGCATGATGAAGAAACTGGGCATGGAAGAAGGCGAAGCAATCGAGCATCCATGGGTTTCCCGTGCGATTGAAAATGCTCAGCGTAAAGTGGAAGCGCGTAACTTTGATATTCGTAAGCAACTGCTCGAATTTGACGACGTCGCAAACGACCAACGTCAAGTGGTTTACGCACAGCGTAACGAGTTGATGGATGCCGAAAGTATCGAAGACACCATCAAGAACATCCAAGACGATGTGATCAGTGCGGTGATCGATCAATACATTCCACCTCAATCAGTGGAAGAGTTATGGGATGTGCCAGGATTAGAGCAACGTTTACAGCAAGAATTTATGCTAAAACTGCCAATCCAAGAATGGCTAGATAAAGAAGACGACTTACACGAAGAAACATTGCGTGAGCGTATCATCACTTCTTGGTCTGATGCGTATAAAGCAAAAGAAGAAATGGTCGGTGCACCAGTACTGCGCCAGTTTGAAAAAGCCGTGATGCTACAAACCCTCGATGGTCTATGGAAAGAACACTTAGCGGCAATGGATCACTTACGCCAAGGTATCCACTTACGTGGTTACGCGCAGAAGAATCCAAAGCAAGAATATAAGCGCGAGTCTTTCGAGCTGTTCCAGCAATTACTGTCGACCTTAAAGCATGACGTCATTAGTGTGCTATCTAAGGTACAAGTACAAGCACAGTCAGACGTAGAAGAGATGGAAGCTCGTCGTCGTGAAGAAGATGCCAAGATCCAACGCGACTATCAGCACGCAGCTGCCGAAGCCTTAGTAGGTGGGGATGATGGTAGCGACGAGATGATGGCTCACACGCCAATGATCCGCGATGGCGATAAAGTGGGTCGTAACGATCCTTGTCCTTGTGGCTCAGGCCGTAAGTATAAGCAGTGTCACGGCAAGCTAAGCTAA
- a CDS encoding M23 family metallopeptidase has protein sequence MSVTVFIQGRNGVTRWQPSKRWLLLPMLLLATGAGIYQHNSAKFENQQASVDNDRIQREQQKKQVLELKSATESQLAMLATHVARMQAKITRLEALGQQVAKQNKLDEDFDFSSEVGVGGLSELGSNIELGQLIDDMDKLASRIDNNNVQLSLLETVSSNHHIDAERHVSGLPLDKGWLSSPYGLRNDPFNGRRTMHKGIDFTGREGAKVVATAAGVVTWAGNMFGYGELVEIDHGNGLRTRYGHNKALSVAVGDVVAKGETIASMGSTGRSTGAHVHYEVLRGGQQIDPQKFVYRKAG, from the coding sequence ATGAGTGTAACAGTATTTATTCAAGGTCGGAATGGCGTCACGCGCTGGCAACCCAGTAAACGCTGGTTGCTCCTTCCCATGCTATTGTTGGCTACTGGTGCCGGTATTTATCAACACAACTCTGCTAAATTTGAAAATCAGCAAGCCAGTGTCGATAACGATCGGATCCAACGCGAACAACAAAAGAAGCAAGTCTTAGAACTAAAGAGTGCAACAGAGTCACAGCTAGCCATGCTTGCGACCCATGTCGCGCGCATGCAAGCTAAAATCACCCGTCTCGAGGCTTTAGGTCAACAAGTCGCTAAACAAAATAAATTGGATGAAGACTTTGATTTCTCCTCTGAAGTGGGTGTGGGTGGCTTGAGCGAATTAGGCTCGAATATCGAACTTGGTCAGCTTATCGATGATATGGATAAACTGGCGTCACGAATTGACAACAATAATGTTCAACTATCACTACTTGAAACAGTGTCATCTAACCACCATATAGATGCTGAACGTCATGTATCAGGGCTCCCACTCGATAAAGGTTGGTTATCGTCGCCCTACGGATTACGTAATGACCCTTTTAACGGTCGTCGAACCATGCATAAAGGGATCGATTTTACCGGTCGAGAAGGGGCTAAAGTTGTCGCGACTGCTGCAGGCGTGGTGACTTGGGCTGGGAATATGTTTGGCTATGGCGAATTGGTCGAAATCGACCATGGTAACGGTTTACGTACACGCTATGGTCATAATAAAGCTTTGTCAGTAGCTGTAGGTGATGTGGTCGCTAAAGGCGAAACCATCGCCAGTATGGGAAGCACTGGGCGCTCAACAGGGGCTCATGTGCATTATGAAGTGTTGCGTGGCGGACAGCAGATAGATCCACAGAAGTTTGTCTACCGCAAGGCAGGTTAA
- the lpxC gene encoding UDP-3-O-acyl-N-acetylglucosamine deacetylase has product MIFQRTVQKMVKATGVGLHSGNKVTLSIMPAPVNTGIVLVRTDMNPAVAIPAKAEQVRETTMCTALVNDEGIRISTIEHLFAALAGLGIDNAVIEVDAPEIPIMDGSASPFVFLLQSAGIKEQAAPKKYLKIKRPVRVEDGDKWAELKPFKGFRVNFKIDFAHPEIARSQQHVVMDFSTSAFVKDISRARTFGFMRDIEYLRANNLALGGSMENAVVLDEYRVLNPDGLRYEDEFVKHKILDAFGDLYVAGHAILGEFTAYKTGHALNNQLVRALLAQQDAWELVSFEKEADVPVSFTVPGGAVYA; this is encoded by the coding sequence ATGATATTTCAACGAACTGTTCAAAAAATGGTGAAGGCTACTGGAGTCGGTTTGCACTCTGGGAACAAGGTCACCTTGAGCATTATGCCCGCACCAGTCAATACAGGGATCGTACTCGTGCGTACCGACATGAATCCTGCCGTTGCTATTCCTGCAAAGGCGGAACAAGTTCGCGAAACCACTATGTGCACGGCACTTGTCAATGACGAAGGTATTCGTATTTCGACTATTGAGCATCTGTTTGCAGCCTTAGCGGGTTTAGGCATTGATAACGCCGTAATCGAAGTGGACGCGCCTGAAATCCCAATTATGGATGGCAGTGCGAGCCCATTTGTCTTCTTACTTCAGTCTGCAGGTATTAAAGAGCAGGCTGCGCCTAAGAAGTACTTAAAGATTAAACGCCCTGTGCGTGTTGAAGACGGTGATAAGTGGGCCGAGCTGAAGCCATTCAAAGGCTTTAGAGTCAACTTCAAAATTGACTTTGCTCACCCTGAAATTGCTCGTAGTCAGCAGCACGTGGTGATGGACTTCTCTACTTCTGCTTTTGTTAAAGACATTAGCCGTGCCCGTACTTTTGGTTTTATGCGTGATATTGAGTATCTGCGTGCGAACAACCTAGCATTAGGTGGCAGCATGGAAAACGCGGTTGTACTTGATGAATATCGCGTCCTCAACCCCGACGGCCTGCGTTATGAGGATGAGTTCGTTAAGCACAAAATTTTAGATGCGTTTGGTGATCTCTACGTGGCAGGACACGCCATTCTTGGTGAGTTTACTGCCTATAAAACGGGTCATGCACTGAATAACCAATTAGTGCGAGCCTTATTGGCGCAGCAGGATGCATGGGAGCTGGTGAGCTTTGAGAAAGAAGCCGATGTTCCCGTCAGCTTTACTGTGCCAGGTGGCGCGGTTTACGCTTAA
- the ftsZ gene encoding cell division protein FtsZ yields the protein MFEIMDTHSDDAVIKVIGVGGGGGNAVEHMVKHNIEGVEFVVTNTDAQALRKSGAGSTIQLGRDVTKGLGAGANPEVGRAAAEEDRENIRAAIKGSDMIFIAAGMGGGTGTGAAPVVAQIAREEGILTVAVVTKPFPFEGKKRMAYAEQGIAELAKHVDSLITIPNEKLLKVLGRGTSLLDAFAAANNVLLGAVQGIAELITRPGLINVDFADVKTVMSEMGNAMMGTGVARGEDRAEEAAEAAVASPLLEDIDLAGARGVLVNITAGMDMSIEEFETVGNHVKAYASDNATVVVGAVIDPEMSDELRVTVVATGIGAEKRPDIQLVSKPAPRPEPVVVEPKVEAYVEEATHVSYAAPKGNVLPASPAPAPAPAPSTKHELDYLDIPAFLRKQAD from the coding sequence ATGTTTGAGATCATGGACACTCACTCAGACGACGCGGTGATTAAAGTCATCGGCGTTGGCGGCGGCGGCGGTAACGCTGTCGAACATATGGTCAAACACAACATTGAAGGTGTTGAGTTTGTCGTTACCAACACAGACGCACAGGCGCTACGTAAATCAGGCGCTGGCTCAACGATTCAATTAGGTCGCGATGTCACTAAAGGTCTTGGCGCTGGCGCCAACCCTGAAGTGGGTCGTGCTGCGGCTGAAGAAGACCGCGAAAACATTCGTGCAGCGATCAAAGGCTCAGACATGATCTTTATCGCAGCCGGTATGGGCGGTGGTACTGGTACAGGTGCTGCGCCAGTCGTTGCTCAAATCGCTCGCGAAGAAGGCATCTTAACGGTTGCCGTCGTGACTAAGCCTTTCCCTTTCGAAGGCAAGAAACGTATGGCTTATGCCGAGCAAGGTATCGCTGAGCTTGCTAAGCACGTGGATTCGTTAATCACTATCCCTAACGAAAAATTATTAAAAGTATTGGGCCGTGGTACGTCATTACTCGATGCGTTTGCCGCAGCGAATAACGTGTTACTCGGTGCAGTACAAGGTATTGCCGAGCTTATCACTCGTCCTGGTCTGATTAACGTCGACTTTGCGGACGTGAAAACCGTTATGTCCGAAATGGGTAATGCCATGATGGGTACCGGTGTTGCGCGTGGTGAAGACCGTGCGGAAGAAGCGGCCGAAGCGGCAGTTGCCAGCCCATTGTTAGAAGACATCGACTTAGCCGGTGCCCGTGGTGTGTTAGTTAACATTACCGCTGGTATGGACATGAGCATCGAAGAATTCGAAACCGTCGGTAACCATGTTAAAGCTTACGCTTCTGACAACGCGACCGTGGTTGTGGGTGCGGTGATCGACCCAGAAATGAGCGACGAGCTGCGTGTTACCGTGGTTGCTACTGGTATCGGTGCTGAAAAGCGTCCTGATATTCAACTGGTTTCTAAACCAGCACCACGTCCAGAGCCAGTTGTTGTGGAACCAAAAGTAGAAGCCTATGTCGAAGAAGCAACTCATGTGAGCTATGCGGCGCCAAAGGGTAACGTGTTACCTGCATCGCCAGCACCGGCTCCTGCGCCAGCACCTTCAACAAAGCATGAATTGGATTACTTGGATATCCCAGCGTTTTTACGTAAGCAAGCTGACTAA
- the ftsA gene encoding cell division protein FtsA → MTKNQDRNLIVGLDIGTSKVAVIIGEVLPDGEISIVGLGNHPSRGMDKGGVNDLDSIVRSVQRALDQAELMADCQVSSVYLSISGKHIACQNENGMVSINDEEVTQEDVDNVIHTARSVKIPTERRILHVLPQEYAIDVQDGIRSPIGMSGMRMEAKVHIVTCANDMAKNITKSVERCGLKVDDLVFSGIASADAVLTFDEKDLGVCIVDIGGGTTDIAVYTNGALRHCAVVPVAGNQVTNDIAKIFRTPSSHAEQIKVQFACARSSMVSREDSIEVPSVGGRPSRSMSRHTLAEVVEPRYQELFELVLKELKDSGLEDQIAAGIVLTGGTASIQGVVDIAEATFGMPVRVASPLPVKGLYEYVDQSIYSTGVGLLHYGARRVLERQFERPERQGVTSAWNRVQSWFKGEF, encoded by the coding sequence ATGACCAAAAACCAAGATAGAAATCTGATCGTCGGATTGGACATAGGAACCTCTAAAGTCGCAGTGATCATAGGCGAAGTTCTGCCCGATGGCGAAATCAGCATAGTCGGCCTTGGTAACCACCCTTCAAGGGGCATGGATAAGGGTGGCGTTAACGATTTAGACTCCATCGTGCGCAGTGTGCAACGCGCGCTCGATCAAGCGGAATTAATGGCAGACTGCCAAGTATCATCGGTTTACCTGAGCATTTCCGGTAAACATATCGCCTGCCAAAACGAAAATGGCATGGTGTCGATTAACGATGAGGAAGTGACGCAGGAAGACGTCGACAACGTGATCCATACCGCTCGCTCGGTGAAGATCCCGACCGAACGTCGCATTCTGCATGTGTTACCACAGGAATATGCGATTGACGTACAAGACGGTATTCGCAGCCCTATCGGCATGTCAGGTATGCGGATGGAAGCCAAGGTACACATAGTGACCTGCGCCAATGATATGGCGAAGAACATCACTAAGAGTGTTGAACGCTGTGGCTTGAAGGTTGATGACTTAGTGTTCTCCGGCATTGCGTCGGCGGATGCGGTATTAACCTTCGATGAAAAAGACTTAGGTGTGTGTATCGTCGATATCGGCGGTGGCACGACGGATATCGCCGTGTACACCAATGGTGCACTGCGTCATTGCGCGGTTGTGCCCGTTGCGGGTAACCAAGTGACCAACGATATCGCGAAGATTTTCCGCACACCCTCGTCACATGCTGAACAAATTAAAGTGCAGTTCGCCTGTGCGCGCAGCTCCATGGTGAGCCGCGAAGACAGTATCGAAGTGCCTTCGGTTGGTGGTCGCCCATCGCGCAGCATGTCGCGCCACACTTTGGCCGAAGTGGTTGAGCCGAGATATCAAGAGCTGTTTGAGCTAGTGCTCAAGGAGCTGAAAGACAGTGGTTTAGAAGATCAAATCGCCGCAGGTATCGTGCTAACAGGCGGTACGGCGTCGATTCAAGGCGTGGTGGACATTGCGGAGGCAACCTTTGGGATGCCGGTACGCGTCGCCTCACCATTGCCAGTTAAAGGGTTATACGAATACGTGGATCAGTCTATTTACTCCACAGGGGTTGGATTGCTCCATTATGGTGCAAGACGGGTGCTTGAGCGTCAATTCGAGCGTCCTGAGCGTCAAGGGGTTACCAGTGCTTGGAATCGGGTCCAAAGCTGGTTTAAGGGTGAATTTTAA
- a CDS encoding cell division protein FtsQ/DivIB, producing MSQVNWYLWSGIGFLWLVISSFVFGGYQLHKFLSDASTLPIEAVAIKGERTYTTDRDIQIALQDLMQRSFFSADITLVQQALEALPWVYRASVRREWPAKLRVYLQEQQPVAHWNGTAWLNVHGEVFEAPSHPELEHLPYLSGPDDMGTEVLTAYAQVNSLLKINGFTLANLSLTPRHAWHATLGNGIVLDLGREDKMARIQRFITVYPLLAKQDKPIARVDLRYDTGLAVGWGDAQTREPIINDQKPR from the coding sequence ATGTCACAGGTTAATTGGTACCTGTGGAGCGGAATTGGTTTTTTATGGTTAGTGATAAGTAGCTTTGTCTTTGGTGGCTACCAACTGCATAAATTTTTAAGTGATGCCAGCACGCTGCCCATTGAGGCGGTGGCCATCAAAGGTGAACGGACTTACACCACAGATAGAGATATACAAATTGCACTACAGGATTTAATGCAGCGGAGTTTTTTCAGCGCAGATATCACCTTAGTGCAACAGGCATTAGAAGCCTTACCTTGGGTGTATCGCGCGTCAGTGAGGCGTGAATGGCCAGCGAAACTCAGGGTGTATTTACAGGAGCAACAACCGGTCGCCCATTGGAATGGTACCGCTTGGCTCAATGTGCATGGTGAGGTGTTTGAAGCGCCATCACATCCTGAGCTAGAGCATCTGCCTTATTTATCTGGGCCAGATGATATGGGGACCGAAGTGTTAACCGCCTACGCGCAGGTTAACTCGCTACTGAAGATTAATGGCTTTACCTTGGCCAATTTGAGTTTGACGCCACGTCATGCGTGGCACGCGACACTGGGTAACGGTATTGTTTTAGACCTAGGTCGAGAAGATAAAATGGCAAGGATACAAAGGTTTATCACTGTTTATCCGTTACTGGCGAAACAAGATAAACCAATTGCCAGAGTGGATTTGCGCTACGACACTGGGTTGGCCGTAGGCTGGGGCGATGCACAAACAAGAGAGCCGATAATTAATGACCAAAAACCAAGATAG
- the murC gene encoding UDP-N-acetylmuramate--L-alanine ligase, protein MTKTERYLQLRSMIPEMRRIKRIHFVGIGGAGMGGIAEVLVNEGYVVSGSDIAQNAVTDRLCLLGAKIHIGHGADNVQQADVVVVSTAINPENPEIIAAKELRIPIVRRAEMLAELMRYRHGVAIAGTHGKTTTTSLIASLYGQAGRDPTFVIGGLLNSAGTNARLGTSRYLIAEADESDASFLHLQPMVSVVTNIEADHMDTYGGDFEKLKSTFVDFLHNLPFYGVAVVCIDDAVVREIMPRIGRHMITYGFSDDADVQALNFQQQGHQCRFTVRRKGKEDLDLLLNLPGQHNVLNALAAIAVATEDEIDDSAIIQALAEFQGIGRRFQHLGKFATPKGEVMLVDDYGHHPSEVAATIKAARAGWPDKRLVMAYQPHRYTRTRDLYEDFIEVLSQVDCLLLLEVYSAGEAPIPGADGRALCRSIRLRGQLDPIFIASPDQLAEVLPDVLQEGDLLLTQGAGNIGALSRQLAASELGFSTAATTEVKP, encoded by the coding sequence ATGACTAAGACAGAAAGATACTTACAGCTAAGAAGTATGATCCCAGAAATGCGCCGGATTAAGCGTATTCATTTCGTCGGCATTGGCGGCGCGGGCATGGGCGGGATCGCTGAAGTATTAGTAAACGAAGGTTATGTCGTCAGTGGTTCTGACATCGCGCAAAATGCCGTGACCGACAGACTCTGTCTGCTGGGCGCGAAAATTCATATCGGCCATGGCGCCGATAACGTGCAGCAAGCCGATGTGGTTGTGGTCTCGACCGCGATTAATCCTGAGAACCCAGAGATTATTGCAGCTAAGGAATTGCGTATTCCCATCGTGCGCCGCGCCGAGATGTTGGCCGAGTTGATGCGTTATCGCCATGGTGTGGCGATTGCGGGAACTCACGGTAAAACCACGACCACCAGTTTGATTGCCAGTTTGTATGGTCAAGCGGGTCGCGATCCGACCTTTGTGATCGGTGGCTTGCTCAACAGCGCAGGCACTAACGCCCGCTTAGGAACGAGTCGTTATCTGATTGCCGAAGCCGACGAGAGTGATGCCAGCTTCCTGCACCTGCAACCTATGGTGAGCGTGGTGACGAATATCGAAGCAGACCACATGGATACCTACGGTGGGGATTTTGAAAAGCTCAAATCGACCTTCGTGGACTTTTTACATAACCTGCCATTCTATGGCGTAGCTGTGGTGTGTATCGACGATGCTGTCGTGCGCGAGATTATGCCGCGTATTGGTCGCCACATGATCACCTATGGCTTCAGTGATGATGCCGACGTGCAGGCGCTGAATTTCCAGCAGCAGGGTCACCAATGCCGCTTTACCGTCAGACGTAAAGGCAAGGAAGACTTAGATCTGCTGCTTAACCTGCCTGGTCAGCACAATGTATTAAATGCGCTCGCGGCGATTGCCGTGGCGACAGAAGATGAAATCGATGATAGCGCCATCATTCAAGCCTTGGCTGAATTCCAGGGTATTGGCCGTCGTTTCCAACACTTAGGTAAGTTCGCGACGCCAAAGGGCGAAGTGATGTTAGTGGACGACTATGGTCATCACCCCAGCGAAGTGGCGGCGACCATTAAAGCGGCGCGTGCTGGCTGGCCTGACAAACGCTTAGTGATGGCCTATCAGCCACACAGATACACTCGTACCCGTGACTTGTACGAAGACTTTATTGAAGTGTTATCTCAAGTGGATTGCTTGCTGTTACTCGAGGTGTATAGCGCGGGTGAAGCGCCGATCCCCGGTGCCGATGGCCGCGCACTGTGCCGCTCGATTCGTTTGCGCGGACAGTTAGATCCCATCTTTATCGCCAGCCCAGATCAGTTAGCCGAAGTGCTACCCGATGTGTTGCAGGAGGGGGATTTATTGTTGACCCAAGGTGCGGGTAATATAGGCGCCCTGTCGCGCCAGTTAGCCGCCTCTGAATTGGGCTTTAGCACTGCTGCGACAACCGAGGTAAAACCTTGA
- the murG gene encoding undecaprenyldiphospho-muramoylpentapeptide beta-N-acetylglucosaminyltransferase, whose translation MTDAGKRILVMAGGTGGHVFPALAVAKYLAQQGWQVRWLGTADRMEARLVPQYGFDIDFIDIKGVRGNGLVRKLAAPFKVVRSILQAKAVIAEFKPDVVLGMGGFASGPGGVAAKLAGVPLVLHEQNAIPGMTNKLLSRIANQVLCAFKNTFTQVKAKVVGNPIRRELIALGAEPKQAADDALKVLVVGGSLGAKVFNDLMPEVVAALSKQQSITVWHQVGKDNLTGVKSAYQQQGQDGGVNVAEFIDDMEAAYRWADVVLCRAGALTVSELAAVGLPSILVPYPHAVDDHQTRNAQVLVEAGAAFLLPQAILDVNKLVSKLQLLANDRAELAQMGQRAREVAVLDATEQVAQVCIALAEKG comes from the coding sequence ATGACCGACGCGGGTAAACGTATTTTAGTCATGGCAGGCGGCACGGGCGGACATGTGTTCCCGGCGCTCGCGGTGGCAAAATATTTAGCGCAGCAAGGTTGGCAAGTACGTTGGTTAGGCACCGCCGACCGTATGGAGGCGCGCTTAGTGCCTCAGTATGGCTTCGATATCGATTTTATCGACATCAAGGGCGTGCGTGGCAATGGTTTAGTACGTAAATTGGCGGCGCCTTTTAAAGTGGTGCGCTCGATTCTGCAAGCCAAGGCCGTTATTGCCGAGTTCAAGCCCGATGTGGTGCTGGGCATGGGCGGATTCGCCAGTGGCCCGGGCGGTGTGGCGGCCAAATTGGCGGGCGTGCCCTTAGTGCTGCATGAGCAAAATGCCATTCCGGGAATGACCAACAAGTTACTCTCGCGAATTGCTAATCAAGTACTGTGCGCCTTTAAAAATACCTTCACTCAGGTAAAGGCCAAGGTGGTGGGTAATCCCATCCGTCGCGAGCTCATTGCTTTAGGTGCCGAACCTAAGCAAGCCGCAGATGATGCCTTAAAAGTCTTAGTGGTGGGCGGCAGTTTAGGCGCCAAAGTCTTTAACGACTTAATGCCAGAAGTGGTAGCCGCGCTGAGTAAGCAGCAGTCGATTACGGTTTGGCATCAAGTGGGTAAGGATAATCTGACGGGCGTTAAGTCGGCTTATCAACAGCAAGGACAGGATGGCGGCGTTAACGTTGCCGAATTTATTGATGACATGGAAGCCGCCTATCGCTGGGCGGATGTGGTATTGTGCCGTGCCGGCGCGCTGACGGTATCCGAGTTAGCGGCGGTGGGACTACCGAGTATTCTGGTGCCTTATCCCCATGCTGTGGATGATCATCAGACCCGTAACGCCCAAGTATTGGTTGAGGCTGGCGCCGCTTTCCTATTGCCGCAGGCCATCTTGGACGTGAATAAGCTGGTGAGTAAACTACAGTTACTCGCCAATGACAGAGCAGAATTAGCCCAAATGGGCCAAAGAGCGAGAGAGGTTGCCGTGTTGGATGCGACCGAGCAGGTGGCCCAAGTGTGTATCGCTCTCGCCGAGAAAGGATAG